The Dehalococcoidales bacterium genomic interval TATCCCGGCCGGGGTGCAGGATAAAAACGTATCTTCCCCGATAACCATTTTCCCAAGGCTGTAGGGGTGGAAGCCATCAACATCCTTTTTGGGATCTATCGCCAGCAGGATTTCGGTTTCATTAATACATTTTGGCAGGGGAACCTGTACCAAAATACCATGAACTGCAGGTTCGGCATTCAACTTATGCACCAAGCCGAGCAACTCTTCCTGGCTGGTACCAGCTGACATTTG includes:
- a CDS encoding tetrahydrofolate dehydrogenase/cyclohydrolase catalytic domain-containing protein: MPARLIDGKKIAEEIKEELKNQVFELKNKYSLVPGLATVLVGDDPASHVYVNLKIKNCENLGIASFNYQMSAGTSQEELLGLVHKLNAEPAVHGILVQVPLPKCINETEILLAIDPKKDVDGFHPYSLGKMVIGEDTFLSCTPAGI